The region AGTCACATGCGAAGGGCAGAGTGGGTTCCTCGATTGAATTGTGGCCAATTACCGACGAGATTCATTATGTGGAGGTAGTGACACATGATCATATGCAAACTGTGGGGGCCAATCGGCACTCATCTCGGGGCTTGAGGGGTCTATTGGGTTGATGATCGGACTACACCGTGTGTATTAACTCAGACCTGCGTCTCGCTTAGAATTCTCCGATTGGATTTACGAGCTTGGCTGAGATCAGTCCAGTGGCACGTTGCGGGAATCGAGCTCAGCGTTTAATCCTCGAACTTCTTGGCTTTGTCCGTATTGAGCAATGAGAAGCCAGCTCGTGTTCTCCCAAGTGGATGTTTTTGCCTCGGGGCCTATATCGGGAAACCCGGTTGCTGTTATCCATAATGCAGAGGCACTATCTGATGCGGAAATGGCGGCAGTGGCGCGTTGGACCAACCTCTCCGAGACAACTTTTTTGTTGAAGCCAACAAAGCCAGGAGCAGACTATCGCCTACGTATTTTCATGCCCACCGGAGAGCTTGCGTTTGCTGGCCACCCTACTTTGGGAAGTGCTTACGCATGGCTCGCAAACGGCGGCGTTCCCGCTTCCTCCGAGTACATTGTCCAGGAATGTGGGATTGGGCTCGTGAAAGTGCGCAGGGATGGAAATACGATGAGTTTCCTTGCCCCTGAGCTGTTGCGCGGAGgggagctcgacgacgaaACGTCGCAAAAAATTATCCGAGCACTCAAAGTCGACCCAGCAAAGGTCTTGGCCGCCAATTGGATCGACAATGGGCCAGGCTGGATGGGGTTCGTACTGTCGAGCGCAGAGGATGTTTTGGCACTTCGCCCGGACTTTGTCGCTATGGAACATGCCAACGTTGGCGTGATCGGGAAGCACGCGCCGGGTGGGCCTGCCGACTACGAAGTCCGTGCGCTTGTTCCCGACATTTCCAACGGCGAAGATCCAGCGACAGGGAGCTTGAATGCAAGCTTCGCCGTTTGGCTTACACGTGCCAAGCTCACTCCGCCGTCTTATTCAGTTCGTCAGGGCACAGTGATTCAACGTGAGGCAGACCTTCATGTTACCACAGAGCCCAATGGAGACATTTGGGTTAGTGGGAAGTGCAACCGAGTCATTGAGGGGCAAATCACGATATGAAAATATGGATACTGTGAATAGCATATGGTATGGAGAAATGAAGAATCAAGTCTATGATGGCACCAGGCCGATGATGTAGTGATGCAATGCAAGGCTTAAAGAGTAAGGAGAGCCATCGCGGCAACGCCAGCCAGGGCGAGGTGCGAAGTGGGGGTACGCATGCCAGCTGCGCTGTTCTCTCCGCCCGAACCGCTGCTAGAAGAGCCACCCGACGAGCCAGAGCTGGACTGGGGGTTGCCGTAACCGTTCTTCTCCTTGGACAGCTCCTGGGGACTGTATTTGGCACTGGGGTTCACCTTGATCGAGTTACCGTCCGGCAGACCCGAAGCGTCAATCTTGCCGCTAGTAAAGTCGCTGAACGAAGGATAGCTGATGTCACTGTCGGGGTAAGGCTTCGAGATGTTCTGGCAGGCAGTCAAAGGAACAACGTTCTTGAACGCATTCTTGATCTTCGGGTACATCTTCTGGAACTCGTCCATCGTGTTCTGGTTGACCTCGTGCGTAAGGACAATGGGGCTCTCGCTGTTGGCCTTGTCGATGATCTTCTGGTAGTTCTGGTCAATCTTCTGTGTTGGCTCCTTGCCAGTGGGCTGGATGTTCCAGTCGTCCGTGTCCTCCTCCCAGAGGATAGTACGGAGACCAAGACCCTGAGCAATGGCACGCACACGATCGTCAGTGTCACCGTACGGAGGACGccagcagctcggggtGACACCAATGACCTTCTTGATCACCCTGGCAGTGTAATACAGCTCAGCAAACACTTGCTCGTTCGACAGGGTGGTCATGTAGCGGTGCGACCATGTGTGCACACAAATGTCGTGACCATCCACAAGACCGCGCTGGGCCTGGTAGGGCACGTTCACCACATAGCTGCCGATATAGAACAGAGTAGCCTTGAGCTTCTCCTTCTTCAGGAAGTCGTAGAAGGCGTTGTGTGAGCAGTTAGGACCGTCGTCAAAGGTAAGACCCCAAGTGTCCGGCTCAGGGCACGAGTAGATATCTTCCACTAATCCCTTCTGCTTCGGCTTCTTGCAAGCCGTGGCCGACCACCAACAGTCAGGGTCATCCTTGTTGTCGTAGCCCTGCATGTTGATACCCATGCTCTGGCCACCCGAGTTGTCAGCCGTCTTGGGCTTGACGTTTGAAGGAATCAGACCCGTACCCTGGACATCCTTCCAGACCTTCTGTGCCTCGTTGTCACCATCAATAATGTTTGCAATTTGGCTGACGGGAGGGAAACCTTTCTGGTTCTTCATTTGGGTAACACCATCGTCGCCGTACACCTTGCACTGAGTGTCATCATGGACACCTGCCATTTGTGCTTCATTGGTAGCTTGAGCCCGACGGCTCCAAGCGCGGTGACTTCCGCCC is a window of Malassezia japonica chromosome 7, complete sequence DNA encoding:
- a CDS encoding uncharacterized protein (EggNog:ENOG503NY8A; COG:S; CAZy:CE4), which gives rise to MAGVHDDTQCKVYGDDGVTQMKNQKGFPPVSQIANIIDGDNEAQKVWKDVQGTGLIPSNVKPKTADNSGGQSMGINMQGYDNKDDPDCWWSATACKKPKQKGLVEDIYSCPEPDTWGLTFDDGPNCSHNAFYDFLKKEKLKATLFYIGSYVVNVPYQAQRGLVDGHDICVHTWSHRYMTTLSNEQVFAELYYTARVIKKVIGVTPSCWRPPYGDTDDRVRAIAQGLGLRTILWEEDTDDWNIQPTGKEPTQKIDQNYQKIIDKANSESPIVLTHEVNQNTMDEFQKMYPKIKNAFKNVVPLTACQNISKPYPDSDISYPSFSDFTSGKIDASGLPDGNSIKVNPSAKYSPQELSKEKNGYGNPQSSSGSSGGSSSSGSGGENSAAGMRTPTSHLALAGVAAMALLTL